Genomic DNA from Oryza sativa Japonica Group chromosome 5, ASM3414082v1:
GAACAATACCAAATTGACAAAGTTGTCgacatcttattcaaaatagcTTGTTTGGCTATCTACCCTAACAAAACTAGGTGAGAGCCTAGGAAGATATAGAGTAAAAATCATGTCGTTTGTTActgaatattttaaatatacTATAGTTGTGTAaatgttgctaaaattttgaaaaattaagTGTATCTGAACCGTGAACATACCAACacgctagaccaacaaaggagtACATGAAAGTTTTAGAAGTTGCATGGAGAAATTGTCAGCTTGAATGGGAAAAAACAAGTGGTTAAATCTCACAATTGTTCTCCTTGAAAATTTATATTCAATGGCAATTCCTATTTCAATACAATTGAATTGGGTGTATCATCATTCTTTTGTTCCAAATACTAATCTTCTGggacttttttttacaaaaactgAATACTTTTGACTTCCTAGGATCTTTTCCAATGTAAACAAGACATGAAATGTGCTGCACAGTGGTAATATTTTGGGCCACTGTTTTTAAGCAAATGATTCAGCCATGAGGTTGAGAGGTTCGTGGTGGTAACATGCTGGTGGATCACCGCTCCCGAGGTCAGGAATTATAAATTTACAGAAAACAAAACCGGCCCCAGCATTTGTCACGTCTCCCGAGGCCAATCCACCTCGGGATCGGTGAGCCTGCAGGGCCCGGACCCTCTTATCTAATCCAGCCCAGTAGCCCACTCTGATGCCGGCCACGTGGTGGGCCGTACGCATCCAACGGCCACGGAGCGCCTAGCGGCGGGGGCGGCCcacgtggtgcctacgtggtAGCACGAGACAGGCCCGTGACATGCGCGTCTCCCACGAAGGCGAAATCCTACGGATGGGTGGCGCGACGTGGCAATATCCTGGACGTTGGTCCAGTCTACAACTACTAAAAAATCCTGGACGCTGGTCCCTTCTACTAATGTTGGGGGCTAATAAACACCGTTTTTTTGAAGCTATTTTAACCGTACCACAGTAAATGGAAAAGTGCAGGTGCTGCGTGCAACAATGCTTACTGCTTCCATGATTcatcgtactccctccgtttcacaatataagtcattttagtatttcccatattcatattgatgttaataaatctagacatatatatctatatagattcattaacatcaatatgaatatgtgaaatgttagaataacttacattgtgaaacggaggaagtagtatggATAGTACAGTAGAATACTTTTTTTTACTGGGCTTTGTTTGAAAGCTAGTAATCACTGACTAATGCTTCAGATCATACCACGTTAGgcttgattaatttttttttcttattcaaaaaatttaagtaattatttatttttttttcacaaaatttgatAGGTGCATTTTGGAGTAGATAAGTCTATGATAGTACTGAATGATATGATGGCCAAACATGTGATGCTACTTTTTATATGATTATGTTCCCTTTTGAAGTGCACAAAACACAATAGCTCAGCCATGCTCAATTTTGTGCATCACCAGTCAGCCCCACACGTTAATGAAAACGAAATTGCTCAATGGTCATATTCAGTAGCAAAATTACCTTTTGTTTtgtcccctctttttttttgctagtaGCAAAGTTACTTCTTTTTTCTGTTATGATAATACgtgaatagatttttttttttgaaaaaaaatgtgaaatacAATTTGCACCCACTGTGTAGAGAACTTTCTCCCCCACCATCCTCACAAATAACCCCAATTCAcactttttttcaattttttggcTAATACAGACAAGCCTAAAATTTTGTTATAATTTATAAACATTATGCTTATAATAGAAGTTCGGTTGTTTTCCTCTTTAATatacttggattttttttcttctaactaAGAGCTAAGCGAAGGCTTGCTTAGTAGGCCAATGGTTTTgttcccctctttttttttctcctttgagGACAGTAGCAAAGTTACACATTTTTTCTGTTTTgctaatatatgaaaaatacaaTTCAAACTCACGATACTCTAACAACTACTCCGTAATACACTTTTCAAATCTTTGTGTAATATAGATAAGCCTGAAATCCGCTATACAACTTTATGCCAACAATGGAGGTTGAGTTGTTTCTctttaattttatatgaaaactttttttttgttttaccccTAACTAAGTGCCAAACAAAGGCTTCTTTAGTGATATCAGCGGTCTATAGTCTCTATCTCTCTAGCATGTGTTAAGGAAACGCGTGTGTACACGTCTTTGTATAGGATTTTTTTCCCACTACAACAAATTAATTCCTACcctaaaaaacaaattaattcctcatatatatgctaactagaaaaaaaattctgtgTATTGTAACAGGTGAAGGCAATTTTACGATTGAAAAAAACTTTACCAATTTATACGACAAACCAAAATAAGACAAACAAAACAATAGAAAAACACACGAAATATATAGTATTGAACCCGGTTGTATTCGCTTCATGCGTCATCACGCGAAGAATACCTTATATACACCATTCCATAGTCTCACAAATTGATGGGTGGCAATGTCATAAGTTGATACATGGGTATTTTGTTATACTTCATCGACCATAGGTTGGAATTTTAATTGTTCAATTAGTAAAAGTCTTTTTTTTACTATAAATGAAAAACATTTGCAAAGTATTAAACTTATCGCATACACATTTTAAACAATTataattttaaaagaaaaatatttatgaaaatataaaattagaacataaaagaaaaggagaaaacagagaGAAAAGGACGAGTAAAGAGAGGCCATTAGAAAGAGCAGGAGAGGATCAGGATGAttgggagaaaagaaaaaagataaaaagaaaacgagaaaaaagatagaaaaaacAGGAGAGGGGTGCGCAGTGTGTTGTGGTGGTGCACATGACGGGGTGCCCGGATGGTGTGGTTCGATTGGGTTGAGCTAAGAGGAGGGTTGGACTGAAAGGAGGTGTATAATAGATAATCTAGTTTCATGATGAATTGGATACAGACGACGTACAACCAACTTAAAAAAATCACTCaaacataatatttttaatttttataatagtaaagttAGACTCAAATATGGATAAGATGTATTAAAATTTggatgaaaatatttttaatttttatagtaGTAAAGATAGAGATAGTAGCACTATCACTATGCAATGAGCATTGCTGCATTGGCAACGATCACATGGTTCCGTTTTGGTGTACACTACAGTTGTCGTCTTCTCCCAAGGATTACTGCTATAAATGTGGGATTTTGGATTTAACCGGCTTTTAAACTCGTCCATGTTTTCACCCCAAGGGGTAGTGGCTCTGGCTTTATTTACTCCTTAAGAATCGTTCATTCGAGCTGACCTGACCACCGCTCTCtcgccctccctcccctcccctcctcctcgtcgtcctccactCCGCTCTCCAACGCGAACGCTTCCCAATTAAaccctactctctctctctctctctctctctctccgccctcACGTTATCTCCGCCTCCTTCTCCACGCACGcacagaagagaaaaagaaaatcatgaaAGAATAAGCATTAGCAAAAGGTGAGGTAGAAAGGAGAGGAGATATAGACGAATTCGGTTTTCAAGAACTGCGTGGTGGTGAAGTAGGGAtcgatggaggtggcggcggcggactacGCCGGCGGGGTCCGTGTCAAGAAGGAGGCCggaggctgcggcggcagcggggacATGTTCCTCGTCGATGACCTCCTCGACCTGCCgtgcgacgaggaggaggaggagacggggtTGTGCGGggcgtacggcggcggcggcgccggcctggGAGCGGGCGTCGTCGGAGGTGGCGGGGATGACCGCGCGGCCGGGAACGCGTCGGCCGACTCGTCGACGGTGACGGCCGTCGACAGCTGCAGCAACTCATTCTCCGGCCTCGCCGACGGGGACTTCTCCGGCGGGCTGTGCGAGCCGGTGAGGGCTAAATTTGGCTTCCGTTTATTTGATTACTGTCGCGGCGTCGCAAATATGGCACATATTTTTCAATGAATTTTGGCCAACTGTGTACAATTCACCCGTAATTCGTTTCCAAAATTCACCACCCCGCGTTAAAACTCCCCCATGAATAAAGGGAACATAAATAGCATCCTGCCGAGTAAATAGTAACCGAGGAAATCTGCGTCCAAAAATAGTAGCATCCTATGTCCACTCGCCCCACTTAGCCAACTTAGCCACtgtattttttattctaattttCATGACAATATCTTGTTAATTTACTGAGTTTAACAACTAGCGCCATTGCTGAGACGGTTGTCTGATGTGAAATTTCTACGCAGTATGAACAACTCGCGGAGCTGGAATGGGTGTCCACCTACATGGGCGAGGAGACCTTGCCCACGGAGGATCTCCGGAAGCTTCAGCTCATCTCCGGcatccccgccgcgccgcgcgcgccgcccgctCTGGCCGTCTCCGCGGTGCAGCTGCCGGCAGGAGGCGCCGGCGCGCTGCCCACGGAGGCGCCCGTGCCGGGGAAGGCGCGGAGCAAGCGGTCCCGCGTCGCGCCGTGCAGCTGGTCGTCGCGCCTGATggtcctgccgccgccgccggcgtcgccgccgtccccggcgTCGGCGGTCATCTCGCCGTCCGAGTCGGGCACCGCGGCGCCGGCATTCCCGGCCAAGAAGGCGGCGAAGTCCGCCAAGAAGAAGGACGGGCCGtcccccgcgccggcgccgaacGCGgccgcgcaggcggcggcggaggggaggaggtgcCTCCACTGCGAGACGGACAAGACGCCGCAGTGGAGGACGGGGCCCATGGGTCCCAAGACGCTGTGCAACGCGTGCGGGGTGCGGTACAAGTCCGGGCGGCTCGTGCCGGAgtaccggccggcggcgagcccgaCGTTCGTGGTGTCCAAGCACTCCAACTCCCACCGCAAGGTGGTGGAGCTGCGGCGCCAGAAGGAGATGCAGCTcctgcaccaccaccagcagccgccgccgcacgtgggcgcgggcggcggcggcgccgccggagggcTGCTCCACGTGACGAGCCCGCTGCTGTTCGACGGGCcgacgtcgtcggcgccgctcTTCGCCGGCGCGGACGAATTCCTGATCCATAACCGCATAAGCCCGGACTACCGGCGCCAGGCTACCTAGGAAACTATTCATTAGCCCAGGAATAATTCAGCGATAAAAacagctaattttttttttgtcctgcAAACCGCATTTTTGGTTACTCTTTATTTCTCAGCTTCTtaagtttcttttttctttttttgagatttttAGTGTTTTTTCCCCCTTAGAAGCAGACTCTGAGGAGTTTCTTTCGtagcacatttttttttcttttgaattttGTAATGCAGGACTCTTAGAAGAAGAGGAAACAGGAGCAGTTTCAATTAGTTCAAAGCACCCGGTACTTTCTTCTTTACACGTGATTTCCAATCTTGTCTGTGTTTTGGTGAGCAAGATGATCGTGCCCTTGTGGTGGTGAATCAATCGATCAATGTTATGATAAGGGAGGCATGCATGCTGGTGCGCACAAAGTGACACAAATGTGGTGCATGCAACCGTGCTACTAGTAATAACCAGTGTTAAACAAAAAAAGCTGCACGTGATCATCAGAATCTtggcaaaaacacacacatGTAAAGAACAGATGGTCAGATGCCTCCCCCGGCGTCTTAGGATTCTTTTTTACGAGTATAACTTCACTGGGAGTGGGCCCAGCGTGTCAGCCAGAGTGCCAGAGTTGGTGAAAGGATTATGCTGTAGTTGTAGCAGCCACTCTGCTGGTAGCTCATGTGTGGGGGACTGGGGACTGGGGACTGGGAGGTGGTGATTGCAAGGACGGGATTTAGATCCAACCACTCTGCTGTAAAAATGTTTTGGACCGGCTCCCGTTGGATGGATTCGTAGGCACATCAGTACATCACCTCCCTTGGCCGGTGCGGTGCTATCTACCACCTCGTTTGGGCCCTTTTTTGGACGTTCGCTGCGTACGTATCTGACCACCGAAAGCTTATAATTCgttcggttttttttttacctatcGCGTCATTCTCACTTGCTCACTTGTGTCCATCCTATTCTGTGTAGTGTGTATCATCTGCTTTGCCAAAGCTGACACTTGTACATACTGCTGGAGTACTGGATGGCCTTCAGGTTCAGGGTAAGTAAATTGGTTTGACaagggagaagaggaggccgTGGATGGCATGTGCATCTGGTTGATTTCGTCTCACGCAAAGCGCCGGCCCGGCGCGCTCTTTCCAGTGAAAGCGAAAATTGGTTCTCGTTTTTGGCGCAGATTTCGTAGAAGGTTTTGTGAGTAGAGTACTACTGGTAGTACTAGCTAGTTGGTGCATGCATGAACAGTGTAGGTACTCGTAACTCATAAAGATGGGTTGACATGGCACGATTGTACACATGGCCGCAGTTGGTCCATATTGGGGGAAACGATAGGGTCCCTGCTGTACAAGTAAAGAAAGACAACTCTAATCTCGTCGTCTGGGAGACTTGGGACAGTGCAAGAGGAGGCGATTATCTAAAATTTTTCACATGAAACAAATTCAAGTCAGGAATCAGGAAAGGGTTCTATGTCAATCCATAGACACCAACCACATATACACGATGGGCTCCGCAGGCAAAAACGATCACAAATCCCATAAGCAAAAAAGTTCATTTTAACTCCCTCAGCCATAAATTCAGATGCACGGACTCCATAAATTGTTACAACCAGGTTAATTGACCTCCCTCGACTGTTTTTACAGCAGGTTCGGCTGGCATGACGTTTTCGTGGTACGTTGACCAATCTTCATCCTACGTGACAACCACGTGACGCTTATAAGACATTATAATCATAAACAAGAATTTTAATATAGTGTGGAGTCATATGTCAGTGAGCaccatctctcttctcttacTAGGATGACACAGTGGTAGATTAAGGCATCGGCCGAGAAGGCGGCGGTTAGCATGACAAGGGCCAAACACGACTGAAGAGGAACACCAATTGTCGCCCTCTCAGCCTATCCTACCGCCCCTCTACCACCTTTGCCCGTCTAAAGgtgagaggggagagagggaagagagaaTATAGGATAGGGAAAAGTTGGACAGATGGAGAAAGAAGATAAAGGTTGGTGACTTACAAGTGGTTcctatatttattttttcaattttgataCCACATAAGCACCATGTAGGATAAAGATTAGAATTTAATGTGACACGTAGCCATCACACATCAACCAAAAACTCTTTTAAAATAGCAGAGGGAGATCAATTGACATGATTATAATAGTAGTTAAGGGAGCCTTTATATGTGATTTTGTGAATGAGAGCGAATCAAGCTCAACGCATAGTTAAGAAGTTAAGAGAGGGCAATATGATTTTATTCCCACATATGTAAGCACATAGCCCGACACATAATAagggagtggattctaaactCTCGAAGAGACATCCCCTTGTTATTTGCATgacatctaaatggttatgaaaaaattaaaaaatttctaagatagattaatatatgatgAATCACTACATAAACatgtaagttaaaatttaacttctacaaactgtaaggaaaaaaaataaattaaactatgACTATTTAATGTATATTCgcagttaaatttattttttattgcaacttatagaagttaaatttgactTTGCATTTGTGTAGAGTGATTTATCACATACtattaactagcatggtggcccgcgcagattgcgcggctagcatcattattttttctctcatataatagcatatatgtttctcattatattattcaaatatattaaaatgacaacataattttaaattttgcaataaatttacaaaactattaatgtgtaatattcatattatattttatatacgtgttagttattaattatttttaatataaaattttagttatttgtaaattatatatattcctatatggactctagacttgtcttttaatatttctttttttaattctgaattttctataaattatatttctatatagattctatgctcttcttccaatattatttatttttatttctgaattttcatattatattttatatacgtgttagttattaatcatttttaatatcaaattttagttatttgtaaattatatatatattcctatatggactctagactcgtctttttatatttctttttttaaattttgaattttctataaattgtatttctatatagactttatgctcttcttccaatattatttatttttatttctgaatttttattatttctaattgtatttctatctgcactctaaactcatctttcaatattatttaatttttaatttcgaatttcagttatttctaaattctaTTCCTATGTTgaccttaaactcttcttcccatgttttttttaatttcgaattttagttatttgtaaattatatttttatacggactctaaactctacttttaattttattatctttattccaaattttagttagttttaaattcctatatggactctatactctacttctaatattccttatttttaattctgaatttctatgtttttttcttaattgtatttctatatggactatatactctacttctaataatccttatttttaattccaaatttatattatttcctaattgtatttctatatggactctatactctaattctaatattccttatttttaattctgaatttcagttatttcctaattgtatttctatatggactctatactctatttctaatattccttatttttaattccgaatttcagttatttcctaattatatttctatatggattctatactctacttctaatattccttatttttaattccgaatttcagttatttcctaattgtatttctatatgaactctattctcctcttctaatattcctttttttaattccgaatttcaggtatttctaaattgtatttctatatggactctagtctcctcttctaatattccttattttttttaattccgaatttcagctatttttaaattgtatttctatatggattctgctttttatttttctccgattaatgtgagaatttctaggccatgaaagcgaacgtggaggctcctttttctattcctttgataatataactagcatggtggctcGCGCAAATTGCGCggttagcatcattatattttctctcatataataacatatatgttttctcattatattattaaaatatattacaatgacaacataattttaaattttgcaataactttacgaaacaactaatgtgtaatattcatattgtattttatatacgtgttagttattaattatttttaatatcaaaatttagttatttgtaaattatatatattcctatatggactatagacttgtgttttaatatttctttttttaattctgaatttttattatttctaattatatttctatgtggactctaaactcatctttcaataatctttaatttttaatttcaaatttcagttacttctaaattgtattcctatattgactttaaactcttcttctcatgtttttcttaatttcgaattttagttatttgtaaattgtatttttatatggactctaaacactacttttcattttattatgtttattccgaattttagttagttttaaattcctatatagactctatactctacttctaatattcattattttttaattccgaatttctatttttttttcttaattgtatttctatactctacttataatattccttatttttcattccgaatttctattatttcctaattgtatttctataagtaatctatactctacttctaatattcctaatttttttaattccaaattttagttatttcctaattgtatttctatatggactctagtctcctcttctaatattccttattttttaattccgaatttcaactatttctaagttgtatttctatatggactctagtcttctcttctaatattccttatttttttaattccgaattttaactatttcttctaattgtatttctatatggactctagtctcctcttctaatattccttattttttaattccgaattttaactatttctaaattgtatttctatattgactctagtctcctcttctaatattccttattttttaattccgaatttcagctatttctaaattgtatttctatatggactctgacttttctttttctccgattaatgtgagaatttttagaccatgagagcgaacgtggaggctcctttttctattcctttgataatataatagatagatctatcttgttgattttttaaaaatttcttttataactatttataactatttagatgacatgtaaaTAAGCAGAGGATGTATCCTCGagagtttaaaataatttcctTATAATCAATTGATTGTTGGGCATGATCCATAGCGGGGAGCCTGGGAATAGCAAGGTGGTAGAGTAAGCGATGAGCAACACATTAACGTCCATTAATTACTGGCTTACTGCCATGCAGCAAGCAAGTTGATGAATCTGGTCTACAAACCAGTAACCAGTACGGTTCCAGCTTTTATCTCCCCGGAATTAAACactgagagcaagtttaatagtatagcctactactagctccaattcatctatagccaatctaagaatatccacaatggttatctataagctctctacaagagatccatgtcagcatatttttctacttgaaagatattaaatgaagaaagagagcaaagctatctactaacttagagatagtctatagagaaaaacaagGCAATGCATGAtagagctatagatacctatgtagacatactattgaggtggtttactattaatctagtctattactGAGACCTTcttttaccattgcgggtgctctaatagccaattcatacaataattgcttactatactattaatatatagtccCATTTGTCAcacacacattgtgtcttgaagtccgtgctgcagctggctatagatctgtagcccgatGCTCTTATCTTTcatattttatctcattaaaatatgtttatagctggctaatagtctgctgctattgtacctgctctgatGAATGTACGGAGTACATTCCACAGACTACAGTACGATAACAGTTGGCCCGGCAAGGCGGCAACACAGGACATATACACCAGGAAGCAGCAGAAGAGTACGTATCCTCTCACTGATACTCGATCTAGTACATAGTTATCCTTTCCAGATGGAAACATATGTAATTCCGCGCGCGCAAACAGCCTCTGAGCCGCGCATATATACGTACGCAACAGTGCTTCGCACCATCAAATATTCAAATTGCCCGCTTGCGCCCGTCGCCCGTGAAACGGCGGCGTCCAACTCTCCAACACGCGCGCGGCTGTGCCAAGTGCCCAAGTGGGACGCGCGGCTCGGCCAAGTGGCCCGGGCTGCGCTGCGTCCCCCGCGCGCGCACGCACACGCGGCGCGTTCCACCTTACGTTTCGCCTCGCGTGCCCAATCCACACGCGTCACAGTCGGCCGGGCACCGCGCGCGTGTGGCAGCGCAGGCCGGGCGGCCGTGTGTCGCCGTCGACGGATGAATGATCGATGATCGAGGCgtctgccgccgcgcgcgcgtgcacgcGACGGCCGGGGGCCGGCAAGAACCCCATGAGCTACGGCCGCAACCGAGCACGTACACCGTGTCACGCCACGCGCGGTGACTGACTGACTGGGTTGCTGCGCGCAGGCAGCTACTGCCGCCTAGTTGCACCGGCGTTCGTGACACTGGTTGATCTTTCCCGTGCCACCTTGCCGTGCCTTCGTGAAGGCATTTACTACGCATATATACGTACAGTAATCACCGGTACGTGGTTGCGTCGTACGTCCACTGAACCGGCCAGCAGGAGCAGCGTGTTGCTTCTCATTTCTTCTGCCACTCCATGGGATCACCTGATGGAGCAACAAGACCGAGTAGGCGAGGAGTATTTGCAGCAGGCACGAACAGTTAACCAGGGTCCTCGCTGTCGTTGGTAGATCCGCATGTGAACCGAGAAAGGTAAGGAGTAAATGGAGTTGtccgttttttttcttctttttagcGATAACGATCAATGTCACGGCAATGTCTAAAACCTGGGCCACGGCAATGTCTTTGGTATTGAGATACTGCGAATTTGCTGTGAGAGGCTGTCATAGCCCACACAGTACACTACAAAGTTTTTAGTTTCTCCATCTGCGCACAGCCTTTCTTCTGGCTTCTGATTCAGGCCCAGGTGCAGAAAGCCCATTTCTGTATTATCTCGGCGGTTTTATGACTCCTATGGCTCTGTAACGGGGTTGTACTCCGTTTACTGACAATGGGTTCTTTACCCCGAGGGTTGTAGCCTTTGTAGATGCTTGAAACATCTATTATATCATGTGACAACctgcagaaagaaaaaaaaagtaattgtaAGGAGGGTGTTATATTTTCCACTTCATACTTCTCGTGATTCTACTCTACACTTTATGTTTTGTACGTTGAAATATCAGCCGCTTGTTAAATAAAGACACGTATCGTATCCAAGTCTATTTATGACAAAAGTACCTGTCAGATTCATACATGTCACGGACCTACATATTCTTTGCTTGATAAGTAGGtcgatcatatatataattattaggtCGGCCAACACTATCAATATCATAGCCGCTAAAAACACCTATCATTCATAAGGATGATATCGAAGATGTGTCTTATCTCAACTTGTGTGGGACAAGTTGTCTACTTTTTTATTGACCGTTGATTTCAACTCAACATTGACAAGACTATAGCTCGACTTTTAGACCTTAACATGATACCTTTTAGATGATCAAAATACCATGGACGGAATACATCACAAACCTAACTTGTTTAGAGCGGTATTGTCTTTCCTATGGGCGAACCTA
This window encodes:
- the LOC4339348 gene encoding GATA transcription factor 12; translation: MEVAAADYAGGVRVKKEAGGCGGSGDMFLVDDLLDLPCDEEEEETGLCGAYGGGGAGLGAGVVGGGGDDRAAGNASADSSTVTAVDSCSNSFSGLADGDFSGGLCEPYEQLAELEWVSTYMGEETLPTEDLRKLQLISGIPAAPRAPPALAVSAVQLPAGGAGALPTEAPVPGKARSKRSRVAPCSWSSRLMVLPPPPASPPSPASAVISPSESGTAAPAFPAKKAAKSAKKKDGPSPAPAPNAAAQAAAEGRRCLHCETDKTPQWRTGPMGPKTLCNACGVRYKSGRLVPEYRPAASPTFVVSKHSNSHRKVVELRRQKEMQLLHHHQQPPPHVGAGGGGAAGGLLHVTSPLLFDGPTSSAPLFAGADEFLIHNRISPDYRRQAT